ATTAAGTTAGAAAACAGTGAATATCCGGTGCTTATTACTCAATTTAATGATCTAGGATCTAGTAGGTTTTATGATCCTAGATCTAAACAATCATTTAAGTTTGATCATTTAAGAAAAGAGCCATCAAACTATGAGGTAAGTGTGTTGAGCTGTATGTTTTAAACTTGTTTGATTGtacatataatttcaataagtgCTTaagataaaactaaataaatattagaaaataacttaaatgttgattattcaGTGTCATAGGCTTTAggcccccccaaacatttcctacattttgttttaagattatttaatattatcaaagcaAGGTTTTTtagccctccccccccccaattccaaacactatttgcgcctatggtcattgttatagtattgttataaaattaaatatatatttccattTGCTTGATTCAGTGTTGATATTTAACAACATGTTATACaacattaaagaaaatatttataaaaaaattaaattacagaaTTGGGAGCCAGATTCAGAGACAGAAACTTGGCGTTCAGTATTTGAAACAGAATTTACTTCATATACGtcattacattataaacatgGTACATGCAGTGTATTTGCAAAACAAGAAGGTTCTTCCACTGTTATAACAGCTTGCATTGAGGATCATGAATTCCAAgcaaaaaatttttggtttgttaatttaatatgattaatgcaataaattatttatatatatttttttatcggatTAAAAGGAATGGTCGTTGGAGGTCTCAGTGGACTCTTACTGTTGGACCAACTAATATAGATGTTTTTGGATTTTTACGAATTCATGTTcattattatgaaaacggtAATGTTCAACTTGTAGCATCAAAAGAAATAAAGGAATCAATCGCATTAACAGTaagatttaattgtttatacccataatatctaatatatcgttttaacattatattatttaattaagactGAAGAGTTAGCTGTTAAAGAAGTTTTGAAAATAGCAGAAGATGCGGAAAATGAGTACCAGATAGCTATTACAGAAAATTATCAAACTATGTCAGAAACAACTTTTAAGGCACTCCGTCGCCAGTTGCCAGTCACTAGAACAAAAATTGATTGGAATAAAATTGTTTCTTATAGCATTGCTAAAGAGTTTAAAACTCAATGACCAATCAAACAATTAATagtcattgttttattttcatgatgCAAAAGACTTAATTGGTAAGTCCTTACGCTtgctgaaatatttaaatattatgagaaaagaatcataatttgttttattaattatatctttCCACCACTgagttagaaaaaaattgaaccttTTAACCAAGGTGTTAggaaaaaattgtacaaaacaaAGTGTGAAATTGCTCGCTTAGTATTCAATatagtttttcttttatttgtaaatttattgaggtataatttttatttttgtatttttaatttttatttattaattttgttgagtgtaaacaaaactttattatgaaattaagcTTAGATTTGGaaagtaaacaaatatattcatttttagtttaatacattttatgctaAAGTTAAAAGTTCCAAgtgtattttattacttttttggattttagaacataaaataaagtatataccttcagtttttaaacttaaataataaaaatccatattttataatattgcaaatgttaatgaatttaaaattaggtCAATTTCATTAACTATATGTTTTATAACTAtttgttatgtaatttaatttattaattttaatcaaaatttatcattatttttttttttatttacaatttatattttattcagtaagaaataataaccaaaagccaataatgtatttaatagatTTGAAGCAcaaattattgtgtaaaaacTTAAACTATAGAATATGGTCAATAGTAATTATNNNNNNNNNNNNNNNNNNNNNNNNNNNNNNNNNNNNNNNNNNNNNNNNNNNNNNNNNNNNNNNNNNNNNNNNNNNNNNNNNNNNNNNNNNNNNNNNNNNNGtgttatgaaaattttaattatgatccattatatttttttttcttgatacctatgaatgcatattttgagttaaatattttaagaattgattctaaattttaccttttaaatgctttaaagttattttagtataagttttaatgtaattacttacatacatttaaaatctgTTCCATTAttggatttaaaattttgtttcaaaagTCATGTATTCATATCCTTAAAGTTCTTATTCCTGAATTATCTTCAATTACTGTTCtgcttataaagaaatatatatatatattgctgcaTTTGTTAATGTTACCCtttaagtattacaattttctttcatacatttagtatgttattaattattatttttcgaaaaaaaccaattaaacttgttaacattattatgatattgtaaatttattatcaaaaatttatgtttttacataaatttcaaatgttgttGACTGTTTTctagaaaaacaatattgatgTTATGGATATTAATGAAATGAAAAGTTAGATAATTCTTACcactattatactttttttgtatgtacagatatgtatttgtaaagtcaaatattttaagtacacaaaaacattttctgttaactaattacataatactatatattaacatatttacaaacacacatatatattatatatatacatacattatacatatttaaatatatgtgtataatatgcttgtctaaacttaaataaaactgTACAATATATTGCTGTATTAATTAGGAAAAACAATTTTGGTGAAGGTTATGTgatttaaatgttgtataattGTAATGAATGCCGttaaaaaactttgtttttggTTCATGgtagatttttttctaataaatttgtttttgtaattaagAAAAATGCATAGAAACGTgcaatatttagttaaaaatataaaatataatgtacattatgtatttcaataaaataaaatatctatcgCGGCTTGTATTAAAATCTAGTGAATTATCATAGgtcattataattgtataccaatatatttaaatttattttggttttatatatttcatgctcacaaaaacaaatttttcgtCATTATCCGTTATgtcaattattaactattattaaatgattatattattattacttttatcattaatattttattatttatttattattattattattattattatttttatttaattattattattttaatttaatttaattactaaacaggattgttcttataatatgactttcttgtttaatttttaaaataatgttattcaaagaggaaaattatatattatattcaaagctACGACAATTTATGTTTGCTAAATTTTTCTGTCCTGATGTTCGATATTCATACAGCTTCAGCTTTTAGCTTCTGGTTGTATAGACcattttgaatttatagttagctaaattcaatatattattatattgtagtttatgaatttttaaaaatatgggtGGCTGGGAGGGagtttgttatatatatatatatataataaaatggtcTTACAAACTAAGAggtataaaactatacaaatttaaagttaatctATACCTATGaccctatatataataatataaacataggtatttgtttattgaaataatttatagacaaacacattaatttatacaaaaataattaattatagctgTGAAAACTGAATACCAACATTTGTCATCTCTTCTATCATcttcttttacattttattgcattactattataattctGACTAttggtttttcaaaaatatgttaacatGAATCATTTATGGATTGtcaagaattaatttatattctttgtAGCAATCAAAGGCACAAACTATCAAAATATCtattgttaatagtttttatagtaaatatattaacatttttcatattattttatggaaaaatcTGTACAAATGACTAGTTATCACTTTGTTTACCATAGCTGATAATATCTCAGTGGAGTGTAGAGGTATGaggttttattgttataaatctaACATAATGACAACTCAATGAATTTGAAAAACCATTTTGAGagaattcatataattatataagaaatattgGAGAACAAGGTGGAAATTTTTGGTTTGTCTAGCTGCCTGTACGTATGAATCGATGCTTAAGCTGGGCCTGCTAATACTGATTTACTCATGTACCTATCATTGTTGACTGTATATTGTgcttatataatactataccaaataatattaaattaatatacaatatgaagTACAGAATCCcacttactatttatattattacacttacaCAGAGgagttaaatgttaaaaactggATTTATTACTTAAGTAagaaatttattatcattaaataattgtttcatttgtgtacacaattttaattaataaatgttacaaTATACTTTCACTACATTATTAATCATCCATacgtttttcattaaaatagtaGTTACTTAATATAGAATGATgaatgcattaatattattattaattattatattattctagtaacataacaataaataatattagagtaaaGATGAGTTAGAAATGATAATCATGTACCATAGTGTTTTGTAAACACATGTTtaccataggtacatattttaaagtacaaaacaattttaaaaaagaaaccgTTTATTACGACACTGGTTAGCACAATGAAATCTTATGGTCACAGTAGaaatccattttttaaattgttcaaaattattcgttttattttataacttgttaaaaagttctttactattgttttattatcaacgtttttcaatttcttatttcaaatcttaatatttttcagagtaggtatacatacaaatcaaattttagatAAGTAGCTTAcgatttataagtatttaaagtattgaTAATACCCCCAAGTGGTCCACTACtctgctcatctaaactttaaatacttaactaCTAAActtattttccaaaatttaatttttatagatcaTAATACTCCTAATAATATTCTCCttaggaatataaaattaaaaaagtatattgtgattttaaagagttatgaacttaaaaaattacaacaataaaaaataataacatctattgtaacgacttaaaattatgtaaaaca
The genomic region above belongs to Acyrthosiphon pisum isolate AL4f unplaced genomic scaffold, pea_aphid_22Mar2018_4r6ur Scaffold_21376;HRSCAF=23818, whole genome shotgun sequence and contains:
- the LOC100169207 gene encoding F-actin-capping protein subunit alpha, with product VRGLVNNDALLKEGTCWAFALYNKEQTLPIKLENSEYPVLITQFNDLGSSRFYDPRSKQSFKFDHLRKEPSNYENWEPDSETETWRSVFETEFTSYTSLHYKHGTCSVFAKQEGSSTVITACIEDHEFQAKNFWNGRWRSQWTLTVGPTNIDVFGFLRIHVHYYENGNVQLVASKEIKESIALTTEELAVKEVLKIAEDAENEYQIAITENYQTMSETTFKALRRQLPVTRTKIDWNKIVSYSIAKEFKTQ